In Oncorhynchus kisutch isolate 150728-3 linkage group LG11, Okis_V2, whole genome shotgun sequence, the genomic stretch GGCTTCGAAAGAAAGATTaacccatacctactgtaaaatatggtggtggatctttgacgttatggggctattttgcttccactgctCCTGGGGCCCTGCTCCTGGGTCTACGTCATCATGAACTTTACACAGTACTacgacattttagccaaaaacctggttaccactgccaggaggctgaaacttggacGCAGGTGAATCTTCTAGCAAGCCagtaaccccaagcacacatcaaaatccataaagaaatggttacTTGACCACTAAATCAACATTTTGAGTCTCCAgccttgaaccccattgaaaacctgtggtttgaattgaagtgggcagtccataagcacagacgaaggatatcaagaATCTGGAAAGATTACTTATGGAGGAATTGTCTaaatccctcccaatgtgttctccaatctcctAAAACATTTTATTAAAAGGCCCAGTGCCATTATGTTTGCAAGGTAAGGGTATTTAAAGGTATTTAAAACAAGGGTAccaataattttgacccctatTTTTTTGAGAAAAGTAAATATGACTTGTTAAACaatatctctttctctgagcaattgtattagggTAATTCTTTTGGCATAAAATATAGATTATACAGtattttgtatatttattttctGAAGTCGAGTTTGCTCGTCTTTTATCAAGGGTTCCAATCATTTTGGAGCTGACGGTATGTGTGGTTTCAGACCCTCTTCTGAATCTCACTGGCCTCTTATTTTAGAAAAGGgggaaaacatgttttctttGGCAAGATTGGCCCCCAGAGTTTGACTTACCTACAAAATGTGTAGTTTCCTCCTCTAATATTACAAGAGCATGCTGTCAACTCTGTTTGACActtgcaaaatatatatatatatatatatatatatttgtgtaagaatatgtgtgtgtgtgtgtgtgtatatttacatagttgaagtcgaaagtttacatgcaccttagccaaatacatttaaactcagtttttcacaattcctgacatttaatccttagATACACAGTGGTCTTCATCATTGACTTGTGCACAATTTTGATGACTTTAAAGGCTCTTGTGCACAGTTTGTCTTTACAGCTACTGTTAGCTTTGCTGTTCTCCTAGTTTCCCCACAAACACCTGTTGCCTTTTAAATGTCGTTAGGGCATTCTAGGAAAGGGGAGCAACGTGGCCAGATCAAGTTAAGCCGTGAGGCAGAGACCTGCATTAAATGAATTTGGAATGTCTCAAATGAAAAGGCAGGTTTCTGGGTCCACAGGATTTATAAACAGGTTATAGGACTAACTTAAAAAACTGCTGTCCACACCAtataatggcggcaggtagcctagcggttagatcgttgggccagtaaccgaaaggtcactggtttgaaaaCCTGAGCTGACAATATTTTATtttgtctgtgcccttgagcaaggcacttaaccctaatttggctgaccctgtaaaacaacacatttcactgcacctatatggtgtatgtgacaataaaacagattgtttttgttttattttttttttatttaaaaaaacattgtcaGTTGCCTCCCAATGTGACGAGGCCTACAGGCTATTTTCATGGTTAACAGCTCAACTGTGTGTTTATTTTTCTGGTGTATTGTAAGTATTTTTAAACCATCTGCAACATGTGTGAACATAGTCAAGATAATCTGCAGTTCTTTATGATTGCACAATCATTTGATTTCCAACAATAAAACAGTCAAATGTCAAGCGCAAGTTACCATTTGACTTTTTCTGATGATACCTGAAACTTTTATTAGAAATATAAACCATTATGATCTGTTCTTGCCTACAGTGTTACATTGTGATGTAGCCACATCTCTTTATCTCCAAAAGGTTCCTATCCCAGGTTTGAAATCATCTGTCAGCTTCAAGTGAATCAACCCCCCTCGGCTTGCCAGCTCATATAGATCATTTGCTTTTTCATCCCCGCCCGTAACTTGATCAGTGCCCTCCTTGAGAATTATGCCAAATGACAGCTGGGAAATTACAGTTGTTCATCTCAGTCTCTCTGGCTTCTCTgagtcctctctgtctccccttctccctcaacCATCAATCTCTCATCACATTTGAACTCTCATTCAAGATCTGACCGACTTCATCAACTTCCTCCACAATTCTAtagttgtgttggtgtgtgcacGATGTTGATAGTTGGAATTGTCCCATGATGACATGGTGTTATGAGGATCTGCATACAATAGAGGGGGACTCCAACTTTAGACGGACTGCACTTTAGCGACACATGCTGTCATGTTGCATTGGGCCAGGGAGACACAAAGCAGGTTGCACCAACGTCACAACCGGTGAATGGTGGATACGTGACTTGTTCTCAGTGCGCTGTGACAGTGATTGAGGCAACTGGTAAACTCCAGGAGCCTCATTTATCAAACTTCTGTAGGCACAAATCTGTGCGTAAACGATGCAGGGTATAATTTCTGCGCAAAGTGTGAGATTTATCAATATGAACGTTTGCTTGAGAGTGTGCGTAAATTTACATCCATGACCATGCGTACGCACAGTGTCGATTTGGTCGGAATACGGGAACTGCTGGTCAAGCGTAGCCTAGTGAATGGGTCAAATATATGTTGAAATTGTAATCCATTTTTATTGTGAAGTCATGTAACATATCTTGACAGTGCATTTGTTACAATAATAATCCTTCTAAAGTACAGTTATTTGTTAAATTAGAGGTACGTGTGAAAGGGAAGCCATTGTTGAAATACTATTAAAGGAAATGGGGAAATGGAATGAGAGCTGGCCGATCTTGCTCTGTTGGAAGATTTGGCACAGTTATTGTATTTTGCAGAGAGCACGTTTTTAGAGACAGGTGGGACTTTTTAGCGTCAAGTACAAATTGGATCATCAGACATAGTTTCCCCAAACCAATGTTATAGGATTTTTGTAACGATTTAATACCTACTTTAGAAAGGCAAGCACATGCCACTCCGGTGCACATCCAAGTGCTCTCCACCCTAGGGATTTTGGCAGGAGTTTACCGATCGGCATCTCACAGCTCGACGGACTGTGTTTTGGATGTGATCATTAGCAAAACGAACAGTTGCATACAATTTCCATACACCATCTCACAACAGGTTAAAGTTGAGGGGTTTCTTTGCCATCAATAGGTTCCCAAATACGAATGGAGCAATAGACGGCACCCACATCGCCATAAAAGCTATGTGAACAGAAAAGGCTTCCACTCACTCAACCTATCACCTGCACATTGTGTGATGCGCAAAAGACGCTGCTGAatgtggtggccaggtggaacACACAACTCATCCATTCTGCAGAACAGCAATGTTGGCCTGAGCTGTTGAGGATAGATGGCTTATTGGTGAGTGTTGCCTACTCATTTGAAGTATATTTGCCATTGCTAAACCAACTTGAATTGTCCTAATGTCCTCTATTTGTAGCTATGCTTTTATTTTTACTTGTCAAACCGTTTGGTTTTACGTAACCTCTGACACTAGCACCTCTatctctgtatttcattttcttcAAGGCAAGGAAACATTGCTCaatccccacaccattacaccaccgccaccagtctgtaccgttgacaccaggcaggatgggccctgactctgccatcagcatgactcaACAGGAGCCGGGATTTTTTTTCTTGAGCAGAtagtcagggggccggaacataattacaaataatttgtagattGCAAATTGTCCGATtttaatatttgactaaaacatgattatttcaaaccttgcttacatacagttgaagtcggaagtttacatacacttaggttggagtcattgaaactcattttttcaaccactccacaaatttcttgttaacaaactatagttttggcaagtcggttaggacatctactttgtgcatgtcacaagtaatttttccaacaattgtttacagacgagattatttcactaataattcactgtatcgcaattccagtgggtcagaagtttacatacactaagtttactgtgcctctaaacagcttggaaaattccagaaaattatgtcatggctttagaagcttctgataggctaattgacatcatttgagtcaattagaggtgtacctgtggatgtatttcaaggcctaccttcaaactcagtgcctctttgcttgacatcatgggacaatcaaaagaaatcagccaagacttcagaaaaaaaatggtagacctttggttcatccttgggagcaatttccaaacgcctgatggtaccacgttcatctgtacaaacaatagtatgcaagtataaacaccttgggaccatgcagccgttataccgctcaggaaggagacgcgttctgtctcctagagattacctgaaaggccgctcggcaaggaagaagccgccataaaaaagccagactacggtttgcaagtcagttaagaagaaattcttattttcctaggaacagtgggttaactgcctgttcagattggtaccttgtcagctcgggagtttgaacttgcaaccttctggttaggttactagtccaactctctaaccactaggctaccctgccgccccatgttagctagctaacaattatttgtggctagccagttagccctattgacATACTGTGGACttacccattcactgaaccttccTTCTTCTAGCTAGGACAATGACAACAGAGACGAAACAAGATGTACacaaagaaaacattttccatcaTAACTATCAGCTAGCTATATGTGAATTGTAATAATGTAGCTAACCAGATAGTAGAACAGGCAAAAATGACCTAAAACCAATGTTATCCAAGGTAGATAGCCATGGAGAATTTAtctctggctagctaacattagtagctagccagttagcgcTATTGACTTACTATGGGCTTGAGACCTACGCACACTACAGTGGGTAATGTAGGCAGGTAACCCTGCCAAAATTAACATAACAGGTATTTATTAACGTTTCAAAATAAAATGTagtcaggcaacatatgagatgtttATAGTCGACTGAGGACTTCACAAGAAGTCAAGTGTTTACTTACTGTCTAGAAATGAACTTCATTTGTTGAATACTAATATTGTTGAATATTTGTATGCTGTAAGGGTGTTAACTGTTCTGTGATACTTTGGCTTACTGTATTTTCTTCAATGTTCTGATATCCATAACAAGCTTAAAgttagaatccttagttgctacatccatttttggacttatacatTATTCTATATACCCATTCATTATTgtagaatataacttataaatgccttatGAGCTTACTTaaaaaacactgtatagcctcaaaacatggttaaaagtaTACTTttttatatcatggatggtcagtccatgcatccatagctctatctatacatttgagagtggttacatttcttagCTTTTTAGCAaaacactttgttattgttttctCTTCAGGATTCTAGTTTTAAAGTGATCCTAAGTTGAAAGTGCTAagtgtgtttgtttctctctgtgtttcaggcAGAAGTGATCAAAGGGCCCTTTGGCAGTGTGGGTATGACATTCAGGCACATCCCTGACTGTGAGGGTGATGCGGTCCATGTCAGCATCGAGACAGTCACTCCCAACTCTCCTGCTGCCCTGGCAGACCTACAGAGGGGCGATCGACTCATCGCCATCGGCGGTAAGACACTAAGGCCATGCAGCATAAGTAAACCGACTGTGGCATGATCTGGCAACCCTGAGGATGTTTGAAGTGACTTAAGAACAGCAGCATACAGTAATACTGGATGTATGTTGTACTGTTTATCTCAATATGAGTCTAACATGTTATTTTTCTTCCGGGCAGGTGTCAAAGTGACATCCTCTGTCCAAGTGCCCAAACTGCTGAAGCAGGCAGGGGACAGGGTGCTGGTCCTGTATGAGAGGCCTGTGCGTCACCAGAGAACCACCATTGGCCTGGGAGCCCTTCAGGAGGGGCTGGGCCAGCTGGAGGAGCCCGGGTTCATCCTCCCGCCGGGGGGCTATGAGGAGGACCCGGCACCCATCACCGCCCTCGCCGACATATCCGACAGCAGAGACATGGACTCTGAGTTTGAAGAGTCGATTGCAGACCCCAAGTCTAGCCTGCTTAGCAGCAGCGCCGAGGCCAAGGAGGATTTCCTGTCAGTAAACCAAAGCCCCAAAAGGACTGTGGCCAATCTGGCCTCCAAACCCCTTGGCAGCATATCGCCCATCCTCAACCGCAAACTGAACTTGGCAGGGCTTCAGTCACCGGTCAGACCTCCACCCACACCAAAGCACTCACCACACAAGAGTGGTGAACCAGGAGAGTGGCCACAGCGCCCCACtgtcccccctccacccccacccactCGCCCGCTGGTGCCCCCTAGACCCCACATTAAATTAACGTCAGCCTCTTCTGAAACACAAAGTCTGCTGGAGGGGAGCGAAGCTACCACCGCGGCTGAGAAAACTCTAGAAAAGACTCCTACACACTCCACTGGAAGCAATGGTGACAAAGGCAGTGCTGTGACGACACCTGTGAAACAGCCCGAACCAAAGCCGGCGGTCAAACCACCCGAGCCCTGCGAAGAGCCACCAGGGGCCCCCTCCGCTCCCAGCAAGCAGGACCTGGCCAAAGACAAGGTGTCTGAGAGCTCCGTCATCACCCGAGACATCATGGAGGACCACTCAATGTGGGAGTCCTCAGAGATCATGTTCCGCAACCGGACGGCCCATTGGGGCAATGGTTCTGTGGTGTTAGCGGTGGAGAGCAACCATAAGTACCTTAACACGGCCCTGTGGTGCAAAGACCCCTTCAAGCTGGGCAGCCTGCTGTGTCTGGGCCATGTCAGCTTGACACTGGAGCATGTGGCCTTGGAGTGTCTGTCCTCGTCTGAGTACCAGAGCACTTTCAGACTGGAAGCCCCAGAGCCCAGGGCCAGCGTCAGCCGCACCGCCCTGCGCAGCCTTAGCAGCCACAAGGGCTTCAACGAGAAGCTCTGCTACGGAGACGTCACACTCAACTTCAGCTACCTGGCTGATGGAGAGTCAGAGACGTGTGGTGGGCTGATGGAGGGTGAAAAGAAGGCCAGCATGCCGGATGAGGAGCTAAGGGAGAGGGAACAGCTTTCCTTTGTTCCCCGTGACGACCTGGCCTACAGTGCCATACAGCTGGTGGAGGTGCGCCACAACTTTCAGGACACCCAGTTCCAGAACCCCACCTGGTGCGAGTACTGCAagaagaaggtgtggaccaagGCCGCCTCCCAGTGCATGATCTGTTCCTATGTCTGCCACAAGAAGTGCCAAGAGAAGTGCCTGGCCGAGCACCCTTTCTGCGTGGCCGCCACTGACCGACGCAGTGCTGACCCGGAGGCCAAATCCACCATCAACCGCGCCACTGCGGGCCTCAGCCGCCACATCATCAACACCGGCTCCCGTCTGCTCAATCTGCGCCAGGTGCCAAAGAGCCGGCTGGCAGAGCAAGCGGCTGATGTGCCAGATGTGGTGCACATCCCCGACATCTCTGACAACGAGAGCAGCGATACAGAAACCTACGCTGGGGCCAGCCCCTCCAAGCATGCAGCCGGCGGCAGCACCAAGCTTGTACGGCGGGAGGGAGGACTTGACGACAGTGTATTTATCGCAGTGAAGGAGATCGGCCGCGACCTTTACCGGGGCCTGCCCACTGACGAGCGCTCTCAAAAGCTGGAGCTGATGCTAGACAAGCTGCAGCAGGAGATCGACCAGGAACTGGAGCACAACAATGCCCTgatgctggaggagagggagacgggggACGCCCGAAGTAAGGCCCTGATCACGGCCGCCCTGGCCAAGTCTGGTGAGAGGCTCCAGGCTCTCACCCTGCTCGTGATTCACTACCGGGCAGGTATCGAGGACCTGGAGTCTGTGGATAGCACCGGCACCTCCCCCTCGGAGCCACATGGCTTCAAGGATAAGGGGGTGGCATTGGAGGAGGCCTTACTGGGGACAGAGGTTTATGACAGTGACATATGCAGCCCAGCGGAGGCCTTGCTGCtggatgacatcacagaggagCAGATCTGTGTGGAGGCGCTCCACTAGAGAGGACAAGGACGAGGGATGGGCTTCAGAACCTTTTTCTGTGGGGGTTGTGGGGTGAAGGTTCCCTTCTGAAGATCAGCTGAGGCGGTCTGGGTGAAATGGTTGATTTGTAAAACAATTGGTCATGCAATTCATACTTGGTTTGGGGAGACCACTCTTGTTGTCCCAAAGAACAGCAGTTTAGTTTTCCTAAAATTATACTTTTAAAGGGAAGCTGGAAAGCTAGATGGTGAAATTTGCATTGAGGATCAGTGTTTCATGGCAATCTGTAAGTGCTTGGGATCACAAACATTTTAAAACATACATATATAAAATTGCCTTCTATAATTTTGCTTTTGTTGACATTACAGGGCACCTTTAACTTTTTTTCTATCACTTGAAAATGTGAGTTTAAATGTTTGTTACAGTTCAGTATTTTATCACTAAATGTTACAGCAACCGCTTTTCCGTTTTGCAGAAGATTGCAATCAAAATGTGGTTGCCGTTGCAGGAGCTATGCAAATAGCAAATGGCTCTGTTTTATCCAAATTGTATTTGGGGAATAAATAttagtttgatttgtttgactGTGAGTAACACAAGCATATTTTGTTAGACTGGACACCGTGTTGTGCGTCTACAGGAAGACAACAGTGTGGAAATGCAGAACAAAAATGAAATCCTCCACAATATGGAAATGTATGTTTCAGATGATGTACTTTTCATATATTCACTTTGTGAGCACTTTTGATTTGAATGCATCATCTATTTTTCGAAATCACCTATGACTTTCCTCTTCTTTTGGACTTTTTGGACTTTTTGCAAACTACAAGCTTGTGATGATTGAATGAAATGGGCAATAATGTTGTGTGGGAAGATGGTCTCTCCCCTGTCATCCTTGGTTCAGTTTATTTATAGGCCAAACATGTATGACCCATTTTTGTTTAACCAGCATATTAACTGCACATGTTagttctctctctgttacaaTGTTTTCTTAGCTTTTTGGGTGGAGGGATAGTTATATCATATTTTTCtcaaatgtatcattttaaaatgtaAGTTATTTGATTAAGCACCTGCTTTTGTGTTCTTGCCCCCTTTCCAAATctttttttttgtttagtttttttgtatGGATATAATATCCCTGAACTAAAACATaactatggtggtggtggtggttttaTCCAATCATGTTACTTCAGATGGAATGCTTGCTTTTGAAATTATTCTTGATAAATGCAAAGTATTTATGTAGTCGTGGCAGAAAGTTCTTTATTTACATGGTTCATCTCAGTATGAATGTTGTTACAGGAGCACATGGATCTCTGTTTTATTCTatgtacagtgccagtcaaaagattgaacacacctactcattccaggattttgctttatgtttacaattgtctacattgtagaataatagtgaagacatgaaaatgACAAatttacacatatggaatcatgtagtaaccaaaaaagtgttaaacaaatctacatatattttatatttgagtttcttcaaagtagccaccctttgccttgatgacagcgttacaaactcttggcattctctcaaccagcttcatgaggaagtcaccttggaatgtatttcaattaacaggtgtgccttgttaaaagttcatttgtggaatttctttccttcttaatgcatttgagccaatcagttgtgttgtgacaaggtatggggtggtatacagaagatataatTTGACCAActagggctaagtccatattatggcaagaacagctcaaataagcaaagagaaacttcagtccgtcattactttaagacatgaaggtcaatctggaacatttcaagacctttgaaagtttcttcaagggcagtcacaaaaaccatcaagcactatgatgaaactggctctcatgaggactgtcacaggaaaggaagacccagagtaacctctgctacagaggaacagttcattagagttaccagcctcagaaattgcagcccaaataaatgcttcacagagttcaagtaacagacacatttcaacatcaactgtttagaggagactgtgtgaatgaggtcttcatggtcaaattgctgcaaacaaaccactactaaaggacatcaataataaggaaacttgcttgggccaagaaacgcaagcaatggacattaaactggtggaaatctgtcctttgatctgatgagtccaaattttagatttttggttccaaccaccgtgtctttgtgagatgcagagtaggtgaacggatgatctctgcatatgtggttcccaccgtgaagtatggaggagatggtgtgctttgctggtgacactgttggtgatttatttagaattcaaggcacacttaaccagcatggctaccacagcattctgcagcgatacgcaaaccagatgggatatcatttgtttttcaacaggacaatgacccaacacacctctaggctgtgtgctgcctattttaccaagaaggagagtgattgagtgcttcatcagttgacctggcctcaataatcccctgacctcaacccaatttagatgatttgggatgagttggaccgcagagtgaaggaaaaacagccaacaagtgctcaggatatgtgggaactccttcaagactgtttcaagagtgtgcgaagctgtcatcaaggcaaagggtggctactttgcgcaatctcaaatataaaatgtattaacacatatgtgattccatatgtgttatgtcatagttttgatgtcttcactattactctagaatttagaaaattgtaaaaaaaaataacaaccatggaatgagtaggtgtgtcaatgtttgactggtactgcatatctTTATTTACTTCGTTTGGTGACTGGTGTGGGTTCTGATTTATAAATGCTCTGTGCAGTTAGGATGTTATAAATGCTCTGCGCAGTTAGGATGTTATAAATGCTCTGCGCAGTTAGGATGTTATAAATGCTCTGTGCAGTTAGGATGTTATAAATGCTCTGTGCAGTTAGGATGTTATAAATGCTCTGTGCAGTTAGGATGTTATACATGCTCTGTGCAGTTAGGATGTTATACATGCTCTGTGCAGTTAGGATGTTATACATGCTCTGTGCAGTTAGGATGTTATACATGCTCTGTGCAGTTAGGATGTTATAAATGCCCTGAGCAGTTAGGATGTTATAAATGCACTGAGCAGTTAGGATGTTATAAATGCACTGAGCAGTTAGGATGTTATAAATGCTCTGAGCAGTTAGGATGTTATAAATGCTCTGTGCAGTTAGGATGGGGGACACACTGATTTTTAGGGTAAAGTTCATATAAGGAGAGCATTATTCTCTTCTCAAGGGGCCCAAATCCTCTGGATAGGATCAGTATGACATGTATTCTGTTCTCACCAAGCTAATTTATATCGCAGTGTACTTCTGTGGCTGTGCTGCCATTTGCTTCAGCACAGGACCAGAGCTGGTTAAAAGCAGGACTTTTGGGGTCAGACAGGAGGACAATATACAAGGTGTGAAGGGGAAAGGAAGCAAAGCAAAAAATGTCTGTGCAATAGACGTGATGCTCTTCTAGATACTGTCTTGGCTGCTACTTGCTGATCTCTCTTCAATTGTTGTATATTCATATTTTTGGAGGAAATGAAGATAAATGTGATAATCAGGAAGGGAATCTTCAGTTTGTAATCTCTCCTTTTCAGTTTCTCGTTGTTTCTCTCCGACGCAAAAAAATATCTGGCGTAGTTTAAGGGTCAGTTAGGTAACTTGGGGGACCCTGGGCTGGAATTGAGCTCATGAGGAGagtaaacaaaaaacatttttggtCTGTGTCTTGCTACTTCCATTACTACTGCTGCAGCTATTATAAATCTGTGCTCTCTAATCCCATTCATACGCTGTTTATCTCTCTCCCCACGATTCACATCGTGTTATGGCGTTCTGCTTTTGTGATTTGTTTTGTAAGAGGGATGTTGTACACAGTTCTAGAGGTGGATCATGTGATGAAGCGCTATTGTACATAGCCTCAATAAACAAGCTCATCTGAAGCCCCTTCCTGTGTGTTTCTACTCTAAATACTCTTTGAATTACACAATACTGAACTCATAGtcttacagtaccttcagaataTGGCATTTGCTCCTGTTAAATATTTTCTTAGTGAAACATTACATTGATCTTATGGTTTTTCTCTCACACTGTCCTGTAGACACAGGGAAAGATAAGGCAGCCATCGGTCTTATGGTAACTGTAAAGTTCCTTGGTGGAATGGGAACGGAGCATCTGGTAAGTAATTGGAGCCCAGTGGGGAGACTGTCATGATAAGTACAGTGTGTCTCTCAAACATGGGAAACtggtgacaccccccccccccccccatcatcatAGCCTGGTCCCCCATCATCATTGTGTCTCCCACTACTGCTTCGAAGACATCAAGAATAGGAGGCATTTATCCTCAGTCAAAAACAATCATACCATCAAACATGTAACAAACTTAGGTTGATTGAATCTActgcttaaaaaaaaaagagatcCAATGTTGACATACTCATATTCAATCCAAACACTTTTTCAGAGCAACATTTATTTTGGGGTTTTCCATCCCCACTGAGTATCAACATATATTACACAATCAGCACACTTTACAGGTAAACAACCAGTCCAGAATATAAAAGGtcaacatttgtttttgtgtaCCAGTTAGTAAGTAGTTGATATACACACAAACCAATTACATACATGTCAGAAGGCACACACACcaacatgggcacacacacacatatgtttgtgcatgtgtgcaaTAGATTTCTAATATAAACAAATGACCAATATATTCATCTCTACACCCTAGGTAAATATGAACAAAAAAGGCTGGGGAAAAAAGTTGTTTATCAGCTTAATCTTACACTCAAAATATATTAATCTAACCTTTTAagtaacaaaaaaatatatatatatttttttaaacaaacatacatatcacaattattggcacccctgcaTTTAGTTCTTTGAGCACCCTCCCCTTTCCAAGATAACAGCTCTGAGTTGTCT encodes the following:
- the LOC109899693 gene encoding PDZ domain-containing protein 8-like, with the translated sequence MIYLIVISALSGALITLVLQFLLLYWRSPEPKTGTVQYVKAVPDPALKDYFNNQHAESGQQQDIAASAASKQQEAISPRQQEAAVTSSSPKQQPPPHCQSEPLHTSKPETCNFLNAIFLFLFRELRDTPVVRHWLTKKIKVEFEELLQTKTAGRLLEGLSLRDISLGNSLPVFKTAKLINPVRLNEDGMPEELNFEVDLEYNGGFHLAIDVDLVFGKSAYLFVKMTRVVGRLKLQFTRVPFTHWSFTFLEDPLIDFEVKSQFEGRPLPQLTSIIVNQLKRVIKKKHTLPNYKIRYKPFFPFQVQPSIGSSACDLDLSVQDSGLVEGRLRVTLVECSRLFILGSYDRETYVHCTFELSSHEWKEKTRSSIKTAEVIKGPFGSVGMTFRHIPDCEGDAVHVSIETVTPNSPAALADLQRGDRLIAIGGVKVTSSVQVPKLLKQAGDRVLVLYERPVRHQRTTIGLGALQEGLGQLEEPGFILPPGGYEEDPAPITALADISDSRDMDSEFEESIADPKSSLLSSSAEAKEDFLSVNQSPKRTVANLASKPLGSISPILNRKLNLAGLQSPVRPPPTPKHSPHKSGEPGEWPQRPTVPPPPPPTRPLVPPRPHIKLTSASSETQSLLEGSEATTAAEKTLEKTPTHSTGSNGDKGSAVTTPVKQPEPKPAVKPPEPCEEPPGAPSAPSKQDLAKDKVSESSVITRDIMEDHSMWESSEIMFRNRTAHWGNGSVVLAVESNHKYLNTALWCKDPFKLGSLLCLGHVSLTLEHVALECLSSSEYQSTFRLEAPEPRASVSRTALRSLSSHKGFNEKLCYGDVTLNFSYLADGESETCGGLMEGEKKASMPDEELREREQLSFVPRDDLAYSAIQLVEVRHNFQDTQFQNPTWCEYCKKKVWTKAASQCMICSYVCHKKCQEKCLAEHPFCVAATDRRSADPEAKSTINRATAGLSRHIINTGSRLLNLRQVPKSRLAEQAADVPDVVHIPDISDNESSDTETYAGASPSKHAAGGSTKLVRREGGLDDSVFIAVKEIGRDLYRGLPTDERSQKLELMLDKLQQEIDQELEHNNALMLEERETGDARSKALITAALAKSGERLQALTLLVIHYRAGIEDLESVDSTGTSPSEPHGFKDKGVALEEALLGTEVYDSDICSPAEALLLDDITEEQICVEALH